A stretch of the Panicum virgatum strain AP13 chromosome 9N, P.virgatum_v5, whole genome shotgun sequence genome encodes the following:
- the LOC120692467 gene encoding pentatricopeptide repeat-containing protein At4g38150-like yields MAAAAARRLLRPSSSVSVSNTSRLLSSKASPPPHRSPNTNSPVAFDWSDDDADNPTIPPPPSPAKNPELPPPYDPFSKKPALCEPSDPTNLQEIFHRMRTEGLTNYAIKMFDGLSKDGLTHEALALFAVIKDKGTMPDVVAHTAVLEAYVNAGPAHWRDAVRTYDRMLASGVKPNAYTLAVLVRGLAASDRCSEAGRYLVDMLDRGMRPNVATYLAVFEAYVRMEKVEEGQLLLETMKGKGFMPDEEAVRRDTVKRGHVFRGVMNLLFGK; encoded by the coding sequence atggccgccgccgccgctcgccgcctacTGCGTCCGTCGTCCTCCGTCTCCGTATCCAACACCAGCCGGCTCCTCTCCTCCAAGGCTTCGCCGCCTCCTCACCGCAGCCCCAACACTAACTCACCCGTCGCCTTCGATTGGTCCGATGACGACGCCGACAACCCCACGATACCTCCACCGCCGTCCCCGGCAAAGAATCCCGAGCTCCCTCCCCCGTACGACCCCTTTAGCAAGAAGCCCGCCCTCTGTGAGCCGTCCGACCCCACCAATCTACAGGAGATCTTCCACCGGATGCGCACCGAGGGCCTCACCAACTACGCCATCAAGATGTTCGATGGATTGTCCAAGGACGGGCTGACCCACGAGGCGCTCGCGCTCTTCGCGGTCATCAAGGACAAGGGCACCATGCCCGACGTCGTCGCACATACTGCCGTCCTCGAGGCCTACGTCAACGCCGGCCCCGCTCACTGGCGCGACGCCGTGCGCACCTACGACCGCATGCTCGCGTCCggcgtcaagcccaacgcctaCACGCTGGCCGTGCTCGTCAGGGGGCTCGCGGCCAGCGACCGGTGCTCGGAGGCTGGGAGGTACCTGGTAGATATGCTCGACCGCGGGATGCGGCCGAATGTGGCGACGTATCTGGCCGTGTTCGAGGCGTACGTGAGGATGGAAAAGGTGGAGGAGGGGCAGTTGCTGCTGGAGACGATGAAGGGAAAGGGCTTCATGCCAGATGAGGAGGCGGTGCGCAGGGACACGGTGAAGCGTGGGCATGTGTTCAGGGGTGTCATGAATTTACTCTTTGGCAAGTGA
- the LOC120692468 gene encoding uncharacterized protein LOC120692468, whose product MRWAPYVRLQAGKRGGAREQTERREIERAKTERREIEWEIEAGHQQSLQSTQFGRETERADLWIGLEEKRAAPGAWVAAAGGASSAHPPLAPSPLHCCFSALCFSTAPPALPLRPCSAAPLICSSGLFSALSYGQLATWEKRMDGKSSSKGENGCYNSSTKVCMCATKLCCHSILTYVYGVASPRALRA is encoded by the exons ATGAGGTGGGCGCCATACGTGAGGCTCCAGGCGGGAAAGAGGGGAGGCGCGCGGGAACAGACCGAGCGGCGGGAAATCGAGCGGGCAAAGACGGAGCGGCGGGAAATCGAGTGGGAAATAGAGGCTGGCCACCAACAAAGCTTGCAATCGACGCAATTTGGGAGGGAAACGGAGAGAGCTGACCTGTGGATAGGGTTGGAAGAGAAGAGGGCGGCGCCTGGAGCTTGGgtcgcggcagccggcggcgcatCCTCGGCCCATCCGCCCCTGGCCCCTTCGCCCCTCCACTGCTGCTTTTCTGCCCTCTGCTTCTCCACCGCCCCTCCAGCGCTGCCCCTCCGCCCCTGCAGCGCTGCCCCTCTGATCTGTTCTAGTGGCCTCTTCTCTGCTCTCTCCTATGGCCAG CTTGCTACTTGGGAGAAGAGAATGGATGGAAAGAGCAGCAGCAAAGGGGAGAATGGGTGCTACAACAGCTCAACAAAGGTATGTATGTGTGCTACTAAATTATGCTGTCATAGTATTCTAACATATGTctatggcgtcgcctcgccacGCGCCTTACGCGCCTAG